Proteins found in one Sporosarcina sp. FSL K6-3457 genomic segment:
- the fabF gene encoding beta-ketoacyl-ACP synthase II — protein MKRRVVVTGYGVVSPLGNDVDTLWNHIKEGKSGIKKIESDEFAEINTRIAGIVNDFDAESYFDKKELGKYDLFAQYAYAAAKQAIDQSGIDLDTVNRERIGVYVGSGIGGIDTVMDNHKLLLEKGVRRVSPFMAPMMISNMAAGIIAIKNGFKGPSFSPVSACATGNHAIGEAYLNILHGYSDAIVAGGAEASVNPLSFAGFSRMRAMSTLNDTPEKASRPFDGGRDGFVMSEGAGILVLEEYEHAKKRGATILGEIVGYGSTTDAFHITSPDFDGAARAMKLALEMAQIDPTNIDYINAHGTSTPEGDKSETKAIKAIFGAHAYQLKVSSTKSMTGHLFGAAGGIEAIITLKSVGEGIVPATINYQNPDEECDLNYVPNKAIHMEINYAISNGFGFGGHNAVLVFKKFTR, from the coding sequence ATGAAACGTCGAGTGGTTGTAACGGGGTATGGAGTCGTATCGCCATTAGGAAATGATGTTGATACGCTTTGGAATCATATTAAAGAAGGTAAATCTGGCATTAAGAAAATTGAGTCCGATGAATTCGCAGAAATTAACACGCGAATTGCTGGGATTGTAAATGATTTTGATGCAGAAAGCTACTTTGATAAAAAAGAATTAGGGAAATATGATTTGTTTGCGCAGTATGCCTATGCAGCAGCAAAACAAGCGATCGATCAATCTGGAATTGACCTTGATACTGTGAATAGGGAGCGCATCGGGGTTTATGTCGGATCAGGTATCGGTGGAATCGATACTGTAATGGACAACCATAAACTTTTATTAGAAAAAGGTGTAAGGAGAGTTTCTCCATTTATGGCACCCATGATGATCAGTAATATGGCGGCGGGTATTATCGCGATTAAAAATGGTTTTAAAGGTCCGAGCTTTTCGCCAGTTTCTGCTTGTGCAACGGGGAACCACGCAATCGGTGAGGCTTACTTAAATATTTTGCACGGCTATTCTGATGCCATTGTAGCAGGAGGCGCGGAAGCTTCGGTCAATCCGTTATCCTTTGCCGGATTCTCAAGAATGAGAGCCATGTCTACGTTAAATGATACACCCGAAAAGGCGAGTCGTCCTTTTGATGGTGGGCGCGATGGCTTCGTCATGTCAGAGGGGGCAGGTATTTTAGTACTTGAGGAATATGAACATGCTAAAAAACGAGGTGCAACCATCCTAGGCGAAATCGTAGGCTATGGCTCAACAACGGATGCCTTTCATATTACGTCTCCTGATTTTGACGGGGCGGCACGAGCCATGAAGTTGGCCTTAGAAATGGCACAAATTGACCCTACTAATATTGATTATATTAATGCGCATGGAACGAGCACACCTGAAGGCGATAAATCAGAAACGAAAGCCATTAAAGCTATATTTGGTGCCCATGCTTATCAATTAAAGGTCAGCTCTACTAAATCAATGACTGGCCATTTATTCGGAGCCGCAGGTGGAATTGAGGCGATAATTACGCTGAAAAGTGTAGGGGAAGGTATTGTGCCTGCTACGATTAATTATCAAAATCCTGATGAAGAATGTGACTTGAATTACGTTCCAAATAAAGCCATTCACATGGAGATAAACTATGCGATTTCAAACGGCTTTGGTTTCGGTGGCCATAATGCGGTACTTGTATTCAAAAAGTTCACACGTTAA
- a CDS encoding HAAS signaling domain-containing protein produces MELIEVYVREVTRRLPEKMRNDIALELRSTIEDMLPDDYTEDNVKQALEKLGNPITLAAQYRDQPMHLIGPKFYDTYISILKLTLTIVSTVVLSLFIIEKIASLSNVETLSLFSVVGFIVEAIGLLLRTAILDFFCVTIVFIILDRTISPTIHVPLTLSGIPWKPDDLKNIPNIPLKKAIKIGEIGAGFIWTIIWAIFYFKATHLIGVYESREGQGGLEFVMPVFQHDVLFSYWPLVSLLILLELLLLTYKAKIRQWTFKLAISNTIVQLIGVIGFIIIVSNSNLVNPEFVTYFSQLLDNSQDNLSSALSWVYGIIIASVIVTSLIDCYSGFRKAKIK; encoded by the coding sequence ATGGAACTGATTGAAGTATATGTACGAGAGGTGACGCGTAGATTGCCCGAAAAAATGCGTAATGACATCGCTTTGGAATTGCGCTCGACAATTGAAGATATGCTTCCAGATGATTATACGGAGGACAATGTGAAGCAAGCACTTGAGAAGCTTGGCAATCCCATAACACTTGCCGCCCAGTATCGAGACCAGCCGATGCATCTCATTGGACCTAAGTTTTACGACACCTATATTTCAATACTAAAATTGACACTGACCATTGTATCCACCGTTGTTTTATCACTATTTATCATTGAGAAAATTGCGTCACTTTCAAACGTTGAAACATTGTCGCTCTTTTCTGTTGTTGGTTTCATCGTCGAAGCAATAGGGCTACTCCTCAGAACGGCCATCCTGGATTTCTTCTGTGTCACCATCGTTTTTATCATCTTAGATCGAACAATCTCGCCGACCATTCATGTTCCTCTAACGCTATCGGGTATACCATGGAAACCCGATGATTTAAAAAATATTCCTAACATCCCATTGAAAAAGGCCATCAAAATAGGTGAGATTGGCGCTGGCTTCATTTGGACAATTATTTGGGCTATCTTTTATTTTAAGGCTACACATCTCATTGGCGTGTATGAATCAAGAGAAGGTCAAGGCGGTCTAGAATTTGTTATGCCTGTTTTCCAGCATGATGTTCTTTTCTCCTATTGGCCACTTGTATCATTGCTCATCTTACTGGAGCTACTCTTGCTTACCTATAAAGCCAAGATACGTCAGTGGACATTCAAACTCGCGATAAGTAATACAATCGTCCAATTAATCGGCGTCATTGGCTTCATCATCATCGTCAGCAATTCCAATTTAGTGAATCCTGAATTCGTCACTTACTTCTCACAGCTACTAGACAACTCGCAAGATAATTTGTCTTCAGCGCTTAGCTGGGTCTATGGAATCATTATCGCGTCTGTCATTGTGACCAGTTTAATAGACTGCTATAGCGGTTTTCGTAAAGCAAAAATAAAATAA
- a CDS encoding PadR family transcriptional regulator has product MSDLLNSLTTELRRGTLTLAVLSQLKTPQYGYSLVQLLEESGIEIDQSTLYPLLRRLEKQELLSSSWDTTESRPRKYYLISDLGIEVFEQLQAEWEKMTKELKIVLKGAETNGTD; this is encoded by the coding sequence ATGAGTGACTTATTGAACTCCTTAACGACAGAATTACGAAGAGGAACGTTGACATTAGCTGTACTAAGCCAATTAAAAACACCACAATATGGCTATTCCCTCGTTCAACTGCTTGAAGAATCTGGAATCGAAATTGATCAAAGTACGTTATACCCTTTGCTACGGCGTCTTGAAAAACAAGAATTATTGTCAAGTAGCTGGGATACGACGGAAAGCAGACCTCGAAAATATTACTTGATAAGTGATTTAGGTATTGAGGTTTTTGAACAGCTACAAGCCGAGTGGGAGAAAATGACGAAGGAATTAAAGATTGTACTAAAAGGAGCTGAAACAAATGGAACTGATTGA
- a CDS encoding catalase, protein MNEPSSTSNEEQQDTLTNRQGHPVTNNQNLRTVGNRGPAVLENYDFLEKISHFDRERVPERVVHARGAGAHGYFETYGTAGNDPVSKYTRAKLFQEKGKQTPVFVRFSSVIHGGHSPETLRDPRGFAVKFYTEDGNWDLVGNNLKIFFIRDAIKFPDMIHAFKPDPITNIQDSERFFDFCASSPESFHMVTFVYSPWGIPANYRMMQGSGVNTYKWINEEGVAVLVKYHWEPKQGIKNLTQQEASDIQGTSFNHATQDLYDAIEDGDYPEWELLVQVMSDDDHPELDFDPLDDTKLWPEDQFPWLPVGKMVLNKNPEDYFTEVEQVAFGTGVLVDGLDFSDDKMLQGRTFSYSDTQRHRVGANYLQLPINSPKKRVATNQSGGQMQYKLDRAPDQNPHINYEPSMLGGLQEAQQDGKEYTPYIEGNLVRESIDRQSNTKQAGETYRMFEEWEREDLISNLVADLSNCDSRIQDKMIALADEADKDYGRRLREGLAQATTGGSSRKPLGNRDGDKAPEDAVDKGHNAEPY, encoded by the coding sequence ATGAATGAACCATCATCTACATCCAATGAAGAACAGCAAGACACACTAACCAATCGGCAGGGGCACCCTGTTACTAACAATCAAAATTTACGAACGGTCGGCAATCGAGGTCCTGCTGTGCTCGAAAATTATGATTTCCTTGAAAAAATTAGCCATTTTGACAGAGAACGTGTTCCAGAGCGCGTTGTCCATGCACGCGGGGCTGGGGCACATGGTTATTTTGAAACCTATGGAACAGCAGGTAATGATCCGGTTTCCAAGTATACGCGCGCTAAGCTCTTTCAAGAGAAAGGTAAACAAACGCCAGTCTTTGTGCGCTTTTCGTCGGTCATCCACGGTGGTCACTCCCCGGAAACGTTGCGTGATCCCCGCGGCTTTGCGGTCAAATTTTATACAGAAGACGGTAACTGGGATCTCGTCGGCAACAATTTAAAAATATTCTTTATCCGCGATGCCATTAAGTTCCCTGATATGATTCATGCTTTTAAACCCGATCCCATTACGAATATTCAAGATAGCGAGCGTTTTTTCGATTTTTGTGCTAGCTCTCCGGAATCATTTCATATGGTAACTTTTGTATATTCGCCTTGGGGAATTCCCGCCAACTACCGTATGATGCAAGGCTCCGGCGTCAATACCTACAAATGGATCAATGAAGAAGGTGTTGCAGTACTTGTGAAATACCATTGGGAACCAAAACAAGGCATTAAAAACTTAACCCAGCAGGAAGCAAGTGACATCCAAGGGACAAGTTTCAATCATGCGACCCAAGATTTGTATGACGCCATCGAGGACGGTGATTATCCTGAATGGGAGCTACTCGTCCAAGTGATGAGTGACGATGACCATCCCGAACTCGATTTCGACCCACTCGATGATACAAAATTATGGCCAGAAGATCAGTTCCCATGGCTGCCTGTTGGCAAAATGGTGTTAAACAAAAATCCTGAAGATTATTTTACAGAAGTAGAGCAAGTGGCATTTGGGACGGGAGTTCTTGTCGATGGACTCGATTTTTCTGATGATAAAATGCTGCAAGGTCGGACCTTCTCGTATTCTGATACGCAACGTCATCGAGTTGGTGCAAATTATTTACAGCTACCCATCAACTCTCCGAAAAAGCGTGTGGCAACGAATCAAAGTGGTGGACAGATGCAATACAAACTCGACCGTGCTCCCGACCAGAACCCTCATATTAACTATGAGCCATCGATGTTAGGTGGTTTACAAGAGGCACAACAGGATGGAAAAGAATATACACCTTATATTGAAGGCAACCTCGTACGCGAGTCGATTGATCGTCAAAGTAATACGAAACAAGCTGGAGAAACCTACCGTATGTTTGAGGAGTGGGAGCGTGAGGATTTAATTTCAAACTTAGTGGCCGACCTTTCAAATTGTGACTCCCGCATTCAAGATAAAATGATCGCTCTTGCTGATGAAGCCGATAAAGACTATGGGCGCCGCTTACGTGAGGGGTTAGCACAAGCAACTACAGGAGGATCTAGCCGGAAGCCACTCGGCAATCGAGATGGTGACAAAGCACCTGAAGATGCCGTTGATAAAGGTCATAATGCAGAACCTTATTAA